A region of Planctomycetaceae bacterium DNA encodes the following proteins:
- a CDS encoding DUF190 domain-containing protein produces MHLPSEAELLRIFIGESDKHHGQPLYEAIVQLARSKGLAGATVLRGVMGFGAHSRIHTAKILRLSEDLPIVIEIVDKPDRIAEVLPEIDAMIGEGLVTLEKVRVLAYRHAEPSKT; encoded by the coding sequence ATGCATCTTCCATCGGAAGCCGAACTGCTGCGGATCTTCATCGGCGAGAGCGACAAGCATCACGGCCAGCCGCTATACGAGGCCATCGTGCAACTGGCTCGCAGCAAGGGGCTGGCCGGGGCGACGGTCCTGCGCGGCGTGATGGGCTTTGGAGCGCACAGCCGCATCCACACAGCCAAGATCCTGCGCCTCAGCGAGGACCTGCCCATCGTGATCGAGATCGTCGACAAACCCGATCGCATCGCCGAGGTGCTGCCCGAGATCGACGCGATGATCGGCGAAGGCCTGGTGACGCTGGAAAAGGTTCGCGTGCTGGCCTATCGCCACGCAGAGCCCAGCAAGACGTAG
- a CDS encoding CrcB family protein — translation MQKLMWLALAGAAGTLARYGLGGLVQRWAPSEAGSAIFPWGTLAVNVLGCFLFGLVWSLGTERMAISAELRTIILIGFMGAFTTFSSFAGETSRLMAEGQWLYAGGNILLQNITGIAAMFVGYAAGRAI, via the coding sequence ATTCAAAAACTGATGTGGCTGGCGCTGGCGGGGGCGGCGGGGACGCTGGCGCGCTATGGGCTGGGCGGCCTGGTGCAGCGGTGGGCGCCCTCTGAAGCCGGTTCGGCAATCTTTCCCTGGGGCACGCTGGCGGTCAATGTGCTGGGGTGCTTCTTGTTCGGGCTCGTCTGGTCGCTGGGGACCGAGCGGATGGCTATCAGCGCCGAACTGAGAACGATCATCCTGATCGGCTTCATGGGCGCCTTCACCACGTTTTCCAGCTTCGCCGGCGAAACGTCGCGCCTGATGGCCGAGGGCCAATGGCTCTACGCGGGCGGGAATATCCTTCTGCAGAACATCACCGGCATCGCGGCGATGTTCGTGGGCTACGCGGCTGGGCGGGCAATCTGA